One stretch of Bordetella avium DNA includes these proteins:
- the bioB gene encoding biotin synthase BioB, whose translation MQTIPLPIRPTAGRWRTADVVALYELPFPELLHRAQSVHREHFDATEIQLSSLLSIKTGGCPEDCGYCSQSARHDSGLAAEKLMPLDEVLAEARAAKNAGAQRFCMGAAWRSPKPHHLEAVAEMVREVKALGLETCVTLGMLQDGQAEQLKEAGLDYYNHNLDTSPEFYGNVVTTRGYQDRLDTLARVRNAGIHVCCGGIIGMGESRRDRASLIAQLANMEPYPESVPINHLVPIPGTPLAEAAPVDVFEFIRTIAVARITMPRAKVRLSAGRQSMSEAEQALCLLAGANSIFYGASLLTTGNPQVQADRALMSKLGMRPETV comes from the coding sequence ATGCAGACCATCCCCCTGCCCATCCGCCCCACGGCCGGACGCTGGCGCACCGCCGACGTGGTGGCCCTGTACGAACTGCCGTTTCCGGAGTTGCTGCACCGGGCTCAGAGCGTCCATCGGGAGCACTTCGACGCCACTGAAATCCAGCTCTCCAGCCTGTTGTCGATCAAGACCGGCGGCTGCCCGGAAGACTGCGGGTATTGCTCGCAGTCGGCCCGCCACGACTCCGGCCTGGCTGCAGAAAAACTGATGCCGCTGGACGAGGTGCTGGCCGAGGCCCGGGCCGCCAAAAACGCCGGCGCGCAGCGTTTTTGCATGGGCGCGGCATGGCGCAGCCCCAAGCCCCATCACCTGGAGGCGGTGGCCGAGATGGTGCGCGAGGTCAAGGCGCTGGGCCTGGAAACCTGTGTCACGCTGGGCATGCTGCAAGACGGTCAGGCCGAACAGCTCAAAGAGGCAGGGCTGGATTACTACAACCACAATCTCGACACCTCGCCCGAGTTCTACGGCAACGTGGTCACCACACGGGGCTATCAGGACCGCCTGGACACGCTGGCCCGTGTGCGGAACGCCGGCATCCATGTGTGCTGCGGCGGCATTATCGGCATGGGCGAATCGCGCCGCGACCGCGCCAGCCTGATCGCGCAACTGGCCAATATGGAACCCTACCCGGAGTCGGTGCCCATCAACCATTTGGTGCCGATTCCCGGCACGCCGCTGGCCGAAGCCGCCCCCGTGGATGTGTTTGAATTCATCCGCACCATCGCCGTGGCCCGCATCACCATGCCGCGCGCCAAAGTGCGCTTGTCGGCGGGGCGCCAATCCATGAGCGAAGCCGAACAGGCGCTATGCCTGCTGGCAGGCGCCAACTCCATATTTTACGGCGCATCCTTGCTGACCACCGGCAATCCTCAGGTGCAGGCCGACCGCGCCCTGATGAGCAAGCTGGGCATGCGTCCCGAGACGGTATGA